The following proteins are encoded in a genomic region of Glycine soja cultivar W05 chromosome 17, ASM419377v2, whole genome shotgun sequence:
- the LOC114391983 gene encoding vacuolar protein sorting-associated protein 2 homolog 1-like, protein MLDKSIREIDRERQGLQSQEKKLILEIKKSAKQGQMGAVKVMAKDLVRTKHQIEKFYKLKSQLQGVSLRIQTLKSTQAMGEAMKGVTKAMGHMNRQMNLPSLQKILQEFETQNERMELITEVMGDAIDDALEGDEEEEETEDLVNQVLDEIGIDINQELLSAPSTAVAASAAKTKVPQVETVGNDDATIDSDLQARLDNLRKM, encoded by the exons ATGCTGGACAAATCAATTAGAGAAATAGATCGAGAGAGACAAGGTTTGCAGTCACAGGAGAAGAAACTGATATTGGAGATAAAGAAAAGTGCCAAACAAGGCCAGATG GGAGCTGTTAAAGTGATGGCAAAAGATCTTGTTAGAACAAAGCATCAGATTGAAAAGTTTTATAAGCTCAAATCACAGCTCCAGGGTGTATCCCTCAGAATTCAA ACTTTGAAATCAACACAAGCAATGGGGGAGGCAATGAAAGGTGTGACTAAGGCAATGGGACATATGAATAGGCAGATGAACTTGCCATCATTGCAGAAAATCTTACAAGAATTTGAGACACAGAATGAGAGGATGGAATTGATTACAGAGGTGATGGGAGATGCAATAGATGATGCTTTGGAAGgggatgaggaagaagaagaaacagaagACCTAGTGAACCAGGTTCTTGATGAGATTGGAATTGACATAAACCaagag CTTTTGAGTGCACCATCAACTGCAGTTGCTGCCTCAGCTGCAAAGACTAAGGTGCCTCAAGTTGAAACTGTTGGGAATGATGATGCCACGATAGATAGCGATTTGCAGGCAAGGTTAgacaatttaagaaaaatgtaa
- the LOC114392331 gene encoding protein Brevis radix-like 4 isoform X3: protein MALKASGAYKHCAPCTGPATQGRVRSNATELDADSDRFRWSYRRTGSSSSTTTRTWGKEMEARLKGISSGEGTPNSASGRRAEPVVLFVEENEPKEWVAQVEPGVLITFVSLPRGGNDLKRIRFSREMFNKWQAQRWWAENYDKVMELYNVQRFNRQAFPLPTPLRSEDESSKLESVEESPVTPPLNSERLPRNMYRPTGMGMGYSSSDSFDHQSMQSRHFYDSNGMNSTPKVSTISAAKTEISSMEASIRSSSSREADRSGDFSISNASELETEWVEQDEPGVYITIRALPGGARELKRVRFRYTCCQFHDWKMPFSSSLLCQISNHLIQYHLIGL, encoded by the exons ATGGCGTTGAAGGCCTCGGGAGCGTACAAGCATTGCGCACCGTGCACGGGGCCAGCGACGCAGGGGCGAGTTCGGAGCAACGCCACCGAGTTGGACGCGGATTCGGACCGGTTCCGGTGGTCGTACCGGAGAACGGGGAGCTCGAGCTCGACGACGACAAGGACGTGGGGGAAGGAGATGGAGGCGCGGCTGAAGGGGATTTCGAGCGGGGAGGGAACGCCGAACTCCGCCAGCGGACGGAGGGCGGAGCCGGTGGTGCTGTTCGTTGAAGAGAACGAGCCGAAGGAGTGGGTTGCGCAGGTGGAGCCTGGCGTTTTGATTACGTTCGTGTCGTTGCCACGTGGCGGGAACGATCTCAAGCGTATACGGTTCAG TCGAGAGATGTTCAATAAATGGCAAGCTCAAAGGTGGTGGGCAGAGAACTACGACAAGGTTATGGAACTTTACAatgttcaaaggtttaaccgccaaGCATTTCCTCTTCCAACGCCTCTAAGATCTGAAGATGAG AGCTCAAAGCTTGAATCAGTAGAAGAAAGCCCTGTAACACCTCCACTGAACAGTGAGCGGTTACCTCGTAATATGTACCGTCCAACAGGGATGGGAATGGGTTACTCATCCTCAGATTCCTTTGATCATCAGTCTATGCAATCTCGGCATTTCTATGACTCAAATGGTATGAACTCAACACCAAAAGTGTCCACCATTAGTGCGGCCAAGACAGAGATATCATCAATGGAGGCTTCTATCAGAAGTAGCTCATCCAGAGAGGCTGATCGCTCGGGTGATTTTTCAATCAGTAATGCTAGTGAATTGGAGACTGAATGGGTTGAACAGGATGAACCTGGGGTTTACATTACGATCAGAGCATTGCCAGGTGGTGCAAGAGAGCTCAAACGAGTCAGGTTCAGGTACACTTGCTGCCAATTTCATGACTGGAAAATGCCCTTTAGCAGTTCATTACTATGTCAAATATCTAACCATTTAATACAATACCACTTAATTGGCCTATAG
- the LOC114392331 gene encoding protein Brevis radix-like 4 isoform X1: MLTCIARPKKPDESDPDNATSAAKSQAIKSLTSQIRDMALKASGAYKHCAPCTGPATQGRVRSNATELDADSDRFRWSYRRTGSSSSTTTRTWGKEMEARLKGISSGEGTPNSASGRRAEPVVLFVEENEPKEWVAQVEPGVLITFVSLPRGGNDLKRIRFSREMFNKWQAQRWWAENYDKVMELYNVQRFNRQAFPLPTPLRSEDESSKLESVEESPVTPPLNSERLPRNMYRPTGMGMGYSSSDSFDHQSMQSRHFYDSNGMNSTPKVSTISAAKTEISSMEASIRSSSSREADRSGDFSISNASELETEWVEQDEPGVYITIRALPGGARELKRVRFRYTCCQFHDWKMPFSSSLLCQISNHLIQYHLIGL; encoded by the exons ATGCTTACGTGCATAGCTCGTCCAAAGAAACCTGATGAATCGGATCCGGACAACGCGACAAGCGCCGCTAAATCGCAAGCCATCAAATCCCTTACTTCTCAG ATAAGGGATATGGCGTTGAAGGCCTCGGGAGCGTACAAGCATTGCGCACCGTGCACGGGGCCAGCGACGCAGGGGCGAGTTCGGAGCAACGCCACCGAGTTGGACGCGGATTCGGACCGGTTCCGGTGGTCGTACCGGAGAACGGGGAGCTCGAGCTCGACGACGACAAGGACGTGGGGGAAGGAGATGGAGGCGCGGCTGAAGGGGATTTCGAGCGGGGAGGGAACGCCGAACTCCGCCAGCGGACGGAGGGCGGAGCCGGTGGTGCTGTTCGTTGAAGAGAACGAGCCGAAGGAGTGGGTTGCGCAGGTGGAGCCTGGCGTTTTGATTACGTTCGTGTCGTTGCCACGTGGCGGGAACGATCTCAAGCGTATACGGTTCAG TCGAGAGATGTTCAATAAATGGCAAGCTCAAAGGTGGTGGGCAGAGAACTACGACAAGGTTATGGAACTTTACAatgttcaaaggtttaaccgccaaGCATTTCCTCTTCCAACGCCTCTAAGATCTGAAGATGAG AGCTCAAAGCTTGAATCAGTAGAAGAAAGCCCTGTAACACCTCCACTGAACAGTGAGCGGTTACCTCGTAATATGTACCGTCCAACAGGGATGGGAATGGGTTACTCATCCTCAGATTCCTTTGATCATCAGTCTATGCAATCTCGGCATTTCTATGACTCAAATGGTATGAACTCAACACCAAAAGTGTCCACCATTAGTGCGGCCAAGACAGAGATATCATCAATGGAGGCTTCTATCAGAAGTAGCTCATCCAGAGAGGCTGATCGCTCGGGTGATTTTTCAATCAGTAATGCTAGTGAATTGGAGACTGAATGGGTTGAACAGGATGAACCTGGGGTTTACATTACGATCAGAGCATTGCCAGGTGGTGCAAGAGAGCTCAAACGAGTCAGGTTCAGGTACACTTGCTGCCAATTTCATGACTGGAAAATGCCCTTTAGCAGTTCATTACTATGTCAAATATCTAACCATTTAATACAATACCACTTAATTGGCCTATAG
- the LOC114392331 gene encoding protein Brevis radix-like 4 isoform X2, with protein MLTCIARPKKPDESDPDNATSAAKSQAIKSLTSQIRDMALKASGAYKHCAPCTGPATQGRVRSNATELDADSDRFRWSYRRTGSSSSTTTRTWGKEMEARLKGISSGEGTPNSASGRRAEPVVLFVEENEPKEWVAQVEPGVLITFVSLPRGGNDLKRIRFSREMFNKWQAQRWWAENYDKVMELYNVQRFNRQAFPLPTPLRSEDESSKLESVEESPVTPPLNSERLPRNMYRPTGMGMGYSSSDSFDHQSMQSRHFYDSNGMNSTPKVSTISAAKTEISSMEASIRSSSSREADRSGDFSISNASELETEWVEQDEPGVYITIRALPGGARELKRVRFSREKFGEMHARLWWEENRARIHEQYL; from the exons ATGCTTACGTGCATAGCTCGTCCAAAGAAACCTGATGAATCGGATCCGGACAACGCGACAAGCGCCGCTAAATCGCAAGCCATCAAATCCCTTACTTCTCAG ATAAGGGATATGGCGTTGAAGGCCTCGGGAGCGTACAAGCATTGCGCACCGTGCACGGGGCCAGCGACGCAGGGGCGAGTTCGGAGCAACGCCACCGAGTTGGACGCGGATTCGGACCGGTTCCGGTGGTCGTACCGGAGAACGGGGAGCTCGAGCTCGACGACGACAAGGACGTGGGGGAAGGAGATGGAGGCGCGGCTGAAGGGGATTTCGAGCGGGGAGGGAACGCCGAACTCCGCCAGCGGACGGAGGGCGGAGCCGGTGGTGCTGTTCGTTGAAGAGAACGAGCCGAAGGAGTGGGTTGCGCAGGTGGAGCCTGGCGTTTTGATTACGTTCGTGTCGTTGCCACGTGGCGGGAACGATCTCAAGCGTATACGGTTCAG TCGAGAGATGTTCAATAAATGGCAAGCTCAAAGGTGGTGGGCAGAGAACTACGACAAGGTTATGGAACTTTACAatgttcaaaggtttaaccgccaaGCATTTCCTCTTCCAACGCCTCTAAGATCTGAAGATGAG AGCTCAAAGCTTGAATCAGTAGAAGAAAGCCCTGTAACACCTCCACTGAACAGTGAGCGGTTACCTCGTAATATGTACCGTCCAACAGGGATGGGAATGGGTTACTCATCCTCAGATTCCTTTGATCATCAGTCTATGCAATCTCGGCATTTCTATGACTCAAATGGTATGAACTCAACACCAAAAGTGTCCACCATTAGTGCGGCCAAGACAGAGATATCATCAATGGAGGCTTCTATCAGAAGTAGCTCATCCAGAGAGGCTGATCGCTCGGGTGATTTTTCAATCAGTAATGCTAGTGAATTGGAGACTGAATGGGTTGAACAGGATGAACCTGGGGTTTACATTACGATCAGAGCATTGCCAGGTGGTGCAAGAGAGCTCAAACGAGTCAGGTTCAG CCGAGAAAAGTTTGGGGAGATGCATGCTAGATTATGGTGGGAAGAGAACCGTGCCAGAATACATGAACAATACTTGTGA
- the LOC114393497 gene encoding RING-H2 finger protein ATL52-like, which produces MGDFQGPFIVSPPPSLSSSDKSSTTMLYYGLVVVGIAAMALALYNFIIIKRSRRRHMQSQAAGANGLVEGAVMESSGTENCQRNNFNMLSSFKYKKEGIGNDGDYDYECPVCLSGFEEGEEVRKLPRCKHWFHAPCIDMWLYSHLDCPICRTPVGQFCHRFHSGLGLLESSGGGGGGGGVSVV; this is translated from the coding sequence ATGGGTGATTTCCAAGGCCCCTTCATAGTGTCACCCCCTCCTTCACTCTCTTCCTCGGATAAATCCAGCACAACCATGCTATACTATGGGCTAGTAGTGGTGGGGATTGCAGCCATGGCATTAGCCCTATATaacttcatcatcatcaaacGAAGTAGAAGGCGCCATATGCAATCACAGGCTGCAGGGGCAAATGGGTTGGTGGAGGGGGCGGTGATGGAAAGTAGTGGAACTGAGAACTGCCAAAGGAACAACTTCAACATGCTCTCAAGCTTCAAGTACAAGAAAGAAGGAATTGGAAATGATGgtgattatgattatgaatgcCCAGTTTGCTTATCGGGTTTTGAAGAAGGTGAAGAAGTGAGGAAGCTGCCACGGTGCAAGCACTGGTTCCACGCACCGTGCATAGACATGTGGCTCTACTCTCATCTCGATTGCCCAATTTGTCGAACACCTGTTGGGCAATTCTGTCACCGTTTCCATTCTGGTCTGGGGTTACTGGAATccagtggtggtggtggcggtggCGGTGGCGTCTCGGTAGTATGA
- the LOC114392936 gene encoding protein BIG GRAIN 1-like B — protein MHERSMKEAAGTCPQRRRTPSFSSSLLDAIYRSIDESKSNLHDDQQLGHHHHHDQTLATHSFTSEEKGGKKERMNLRRAVMLEDWMEKYGSSRSLNAQLLNSSSSSSECSSAGGIFSSSETDTTTTTLKKQRPARPTSEKKKKKKKKQDHIMSSEKKNKEGGFARTKLRALKIYGELNQRVKQPISPGSRIASFLSSIFNSQNVKKAKMCYVGAVEDVSFEHKSKSPCFSSTPSSFSRRSCMSKTPSSAKKPNNNGVKRSVRFYPVSVILGEDSEPQSNSHSHNKKCNNIYESESNLTVRKITRSSSIKELKKNTVRGKENATEEAAARGFVKGYRNSGKGEFDFIGFYGNGENENDENDDDDDVSCSSSDLFELDHLIGAARYQEELPVYETTNLETNKAIASGLCL, from the coding sequence ATGCACGAGAGATCGATGAAAGAAGCTGCTGGCACGTGCCCACAAAGGAGAAGAACCCCTTCCTTCTCCTCTTCTCTTCTCGACGCCATTTACCGCTCCATTGACGAATCAAAATCCAACCTTCACGACGATCAACAACTgggtcaccaccaccaccacgatCAAACCTTAGCCACACACAGTTTCACCTCTGAAGAAAAAGGTGGCAAAAAGGAGAGAATGAATCTTCGCCGAGCAGTGATGTTGGAAGATTGGATGGAGAAGTATGGTTCTTCCCGTTCCCTCAATGCTCAGTTGCTAAACTCGAGTTCAAGCTCCTCAGAATGCAGCTCTGCAGGGGGAATATTCTCCTCTTCAGAAACAGACACGACAACAACAACCTTGAAGAAACAAAGACCAGCAAGGCCCAcatcggagaagaagaagaagaagaagaagaagcaggacCATATAATGAGTtcagaaaaaaagaacaaagaagGTGGTTTTGCAAGGACCAAGTTGAGGGCGTTGAAAATTTACGGTGAATTGAACCAGAGAGTGAAGCAACCCATTTCACCAGGGAGTAGAATAGCTAGCTTCCTTAGCTCCATCTTCAACTCACAGAACGTGAAGAAAGCCAAAATGTGTTACGTTGGAGCCGTTGAAGATGTTAGCTTCGAGCACAAATCAAAGTCCCCTTGTTTCTCTTCCACGCCTTCTTCGTTTTCTAGAAGGTCTTGCATGAGCAAAACACCCTCTTCGGCTAAAAAACCCAACAACAATGGAGTCAAAAGATCCGTGAGGTTTTACCCCGTTAGCGTAATCCTAGGTGAGGATTCTGAACCGCAATCTAATAGTCATAGTCATAATAAGAAATGTAACAACATTTATGAGAGTGAATCTAATCTCACTGTGAGAAAGATTACTAGAAGTTCTTCCATAAAGGAGCTGAAGAAGAACACTGTTCGGGGAAAAGAAAATGCAACCGAAGAAGCAGCAGCTAGGGGTTTTGTAAAAGGTTACCGAAATTCTGGTAAGGgtgaatttgattttatagGTTTTTATGGTAATGGTGAGAATGAGAATGatgaaaatgatgatgatgatgatgtgagTTGTTCAAGTTCAGATTTGTTTGAGCTGGATCATCTTATTGGAGCTGCAAGGTACCAAGAAGAGCTTCCTGTCTATGAAACTACCAATTTGGAAACAAATAAAGCCATTGCTAGTGGTCTATGTTTGTAG